The Lolium perenne isolate Kyuss_39 chromosome 6, Kyuss_2.0, whole genome shotgun sequence genome segment CCCTGCCTTACAAGAACCCGTGGCCGAAGCCGGCGCAAACGCGACGGCGGCCAGTGAGAGTGATACGTGTTCTCATGACACCCATGCGCGTCCTGGGCGATGTCATTGGTTGCACCTTTGTCCATCCACGACAACATCTGAGCACGAGAGCTTCTCCAACATCATAACAAGGAAGGAAGCAGACTGGATACACCGTCTTCTTCAGAAACGTGGGCCTGGTTCACAACTTCAGATCACAGCAGCAGTGGTGTGGGAGTTAAGCCTGCAaaatttgtatcgcacacggctcGACAGTGCAAGCGTATACCGCAGTGAAGCCAGTTGCCAAGGCCAGTTACCTCGTGGATGTGGTCCGACAGAGTCGAAGAGAGCATGGTGCCGGCGAGGGGAAGGTAGGAGCCCAAGACGAGCTGGCTGATTTCCTTCCTTCCTCTTGAGTTCAAATCAAAGCACGTCATCACGGCATGGCATGCGCGTCATCACGGGCGCCGCTGAAGATGCGTGTGCCTTGGCCGCGACCTCGGTCCACCCCTGGTGTTCTAGGACATTACGTCTCTAGCAAGTAAGTGCTCGCTAGCCCTGCCACACCCGACGCCCACGCCCCACGGTGCTTGGCATTCCCGCGCACTGGTACAGCAGCCTCGCCGCGACCGGCATGCCCACGAACCCGCGGCCGCGTCCCCAGAGACCGCAAGAAAGCGACATCGATTCAACGCGCGCGTCCACAACCGGCATGACTCCACTCTCAGTTGCAGTCCGACTTCAACCCTCTTTCGGTTTTGATTTTACAACGAGTTCGAATCCTTCCCGGTTTCAGTCTCCGACTTGGCGCCAACCGCCGCTATAAATCCCCGAGTTGCAGCCAACCAAGGACTCCAGTTTTCAGCGGAAGCCAGGGATCAGTTTATAGAGGAGACATCCAAGTGCCAAATTTCAGCTTCGGCAGATCGACGCGGGAGCCAGCCAGGGGGTGAGTTCCTTGTCCTTTCTTTTCCTCTAGATGTCCTGTCTGTGCAGAACACATCCCCTAATCAAAGTTTTGATTGGGAAAAATATATCAATTATGTACCTCCTGTACAACATCACAATTACATCGAATACCTTGCGTTTCAGTCTCCAGGTTGCCATCGCAAGCTGAACCCAAGCCGCTGTTTATCTGCCCAGGGGACGCTTGGGCAGTCATCAGATTTCGCAGGAGAGCAGCAACTTACAAGACATCAGAAAACCTCTGCGGCAATGGCGAAATCTCATCGCCGGCGTCGGGCCGCCAGATCTATGGGCAAACATTCTGTCAAGGACCTCAGCAGTTCGAACCGAGGGTCCCCCCTAGCCATGCTGGTGAGTTACTTGAGCTCTAGatctttctttatttattttgGGCTCTTATATACAGATAAAAATAGTAACCATACAAGTAAAGAAGAGTTGTCAACATTTTTTGTTTGTGGAAGATAGCATAATTTCGTTTTTGCTGGTGGAAAGTAACAAAATTACAGTGCATCTTTTCTGGGAACATACTGAAAAACATATCATCCTGAATACTGTAAGAGATCAAGTCTGATTCGTTTGTATGCAAATACAGGAAGAAGACGAAGGGAATCAATTTGATTGGCTCAGCAATTTGCCTGATGACATGTTGCTCAATATCGTGGAGCGACTTGATACCGCAGATGCCACAAGAACCAGCATCCTCTCCAAACGGTGGAAGCAGATCCCTAATATGCTCTCCAAAATTCTTCTAATGGTTGGTCCCACTGACAGCGATCAAGATAGGAGCGATGATGATGTTGCTCGGGCCACTGCAACCATGCTTGCAGCGACCCAGAGCCTTCTGGAACACAGGAGTACAAGTGCTAGTGCATACCCTATTCACCACCTGTGCATGCATTTCTTCTTGGGAGATGAATCCATTAGAATTGGCCGGATTTCTGCCAACACCATAGCAACACACAAGGTTGGCGTGGCCGAGTTCACAATCTTGACCGAGAAGGAAGGTAAACGATGCAGCACTGATGATAGGCTTGCTTACGGCAAAAAGCTCAACTCACTTATTAACGATTCTCCGAACGCATTCAGTTGTCTCACACGACTGAAGCTAGAGAATTTGACTCTAGGCGAATCAGATTTCCCTAAAATTTTCAGATTGTGCAAACGACTGGAGTTCCTCCACTTGGAAAACTGTGATATGGGGTTTCAATCCTTGCTGGAGGTGGAACACCAGCGACTCCGCGAGCTTGAGATTTTCAGGTGTGATTTTGAGAGGGTTGATCTGAACTGGCTGCCAGAGCTCACAACCCTGACTATTTCTTCTTTCACGTCTCTGCATGATCCGTTGTCTTGTGGTTATGTCCCACTGCTCCACACCGTGAGCATCAGAAATTCAGCCCTTTCATGGCAAAAGATGCTCAAATTAAGTGAATTTCTTGGCAAAGCCACTGTAAGCAACTTGACTCTGGGCTTTGAAAAAGAAAAGGTTAGTGACGGTTTCCCTGATGATGCATGTAGCTTTGCCTGGTTGTGGTTCCTATCTTCAGTCTGGTTAACATATTTTGCGTTCTCTCTTACCTTCTACAGATTTGGGTTACACCTGAAGATCCGAGAGAATTGTCGCAGGTGTTCAGCAAACTAAGGCTTATGAATTTGGCTGCCATTTCAAAAGAAT includes the following:
- the LOC127305551 gene encoding F-box/FBD/LRR-repeat protein At5g56420-like gives rise to the protein MAKSHRRRRAARSMGKHSVKDLSSSNRGSPLAMLEEDEGNQFDWLSNLPDDMLLNIVERLDTADATRTSILSKRWKQIPNMLSKILLMVGPTDSDQDRSDDDVARATATMLAATQSLLEHRSTSASAYPIHHLCMHFFLGDESIRIGRISANTIATHKVGVAEFTILTEKEGKRCSTDDRLAYGKKLNSLINDSPNAFSCLTRLKLENLTLGESDFPKIFRLCKRLEFLHLENCDMGFQSLLEVEHQRLRELEIFRCDFERVDLNWLPELTTLTISSFTSLHDPLSCGYVPLLHTVSIRNSALSWQKMLKLSEFLGKATVSNLTLGFEKEKIWVTPEDPRELSQVFSKLRLMNLAAISKECDLTWTMFVLHGAPSLEELCIRVCDCLGVWDKDEREKFGYSEERKDVGAKWEAYDFKHCNLAVLRIFGFQSKDKFLNYATAVIKAAVNLKDIYLHEKPACKVRCGYISRQSNKYPRSTMEKNSVRTSLSMHTHQLLRLHFSL